A window of Leptolyngbyaceae cyanobacterium genomic DNA:
CTTATTATTATTATTTTGCTCCTCATCTAACCAAGCACTTTCATTATTAGGTGCTCCCTGATAATTAGGATGCCAGCAATCGACGCACCATTCCCAAACATTGCCGTGCATATCATACAATCCAAAGGCATTAGCTATACCAAAACCACCAACAGGCATTGTTTTTCCACGGTAATTTCCTTTTGAACCAGCACCGTAAGTATAGTTGCCATTGTAGTTAGCTAAATCTGTAGTGATTGTTTCGCCAAAGTGAAATGGAGTAGTTGTCCCCGCACGACAAGCATATTCCCATTCGGCTTCACTGGGTAAACGGTATTTTCGTTTTCTTTGCAGAGACAATCGATCGCAAAACTCCACCGCATCTAACCAAGAAACTCTTTCTACTGGGCGATCGTTTCCTTTAAAAAAAGATGGATCTTGGTCTAGTTCTCGATCGACTTGAGGTAACGCTGCTACAGCTTTCCATTGAGCTTGGGTAATCGGATATTTGCCCATAAAAAAGGGTTTGATGTTTACCTGGTGCTGAGGACTTTCTGATTTGTCATGTCCTTCTTCTTCTTCTGGCGACCCCATCATAAAAGAGCCACCTGGAATCAGCACCATGTCTAATTCAATTCCAGTACCCAAGTCTTCTATAAAATATTCTGCTTCATGTTGTAAGTAGGTAATCGCAATTTTTGCCATTTATCCTTATCTGCCCAAATTGTGTTAATGAAAAATTTTTGATTGCCTGTGGTGCAAGGAAGAAGAAAAAACTGTAAAGTACAAAAGAGTTAGAGTATAAAGAGCTACTTAGTTCACACCGCAGCACAGACAACCCGAAAACCGATACCGTAGTTACCGCTGCCCGCAACATCCCAAACGCGATAAGCCGAACGGCAGAAATTAGCATAGAAGTACCACGAACCACCACGCAACACTCGACAAATTTGAGAATCATTCTTATCCTCATTATGCTCAAACCAAGCACTCCCATCATTAGGTGCTCCTTCGTAATTATCATGCCAGCGATCAGCACACCACTCCCAGATGTTTCCGTGCATATCGTACAATCCAAAGGTATTAGCTACACCAAAGCTACCTACAGGGGTTGTTTCCCTACGATAAATCCCTTTTGAACCAGAACCATAAACATAGTCCCCATAATAGTTAGCTAAATCTGTGGAAATTGTTTCGCCAAAGTGAAACGGAGTAATCGTTCCGGCACGGCAAGCATATTCCCACTCAGCTTCGCTAGGTAAGCGATATCTTCGTTTTGTATAGTTAGAAAGGCGATCGCAAAATTCCACCGCATCTAACCAAGATATTCGCTCTACCGGGCGGTCTGCGCCTTTAAATAAAGATGGATTGGCATTTAACTCCCGATTTACCTGGGGTAACTCAGCTACAAATTGCCACTGTACTTGGGTAACAGTATATTTACCGAAGAAAAATGGCTGAACTTTTACGGTATGCTGGGGACTTTCATCATCTTGATGTTTTAATTCATCTGGTGAAGAACCCATCACAAAAGTACCACCAGGAATTAACATCATTTCTAGTTGAATATCCTTATCTAAGTTTTCAATAAAGCCTGTAGCTTGTTGAGGATAACGGCGTATAGTTAACTTAGGGCCGTTAGCCCATTGATTGATGATAGATTTAACATTTGATTTGTTGACTTTCTCTCCTACTATTTCTGTTAAAATTTTCCAGGGTTCTCCGCGAAAGACTTTTTTGTCAATCAGATATTTTATGTCTTCTTCATGCTCTGGGTAATTTGCGGATTCTATAATTTGGCTGTAAATTTGGTTATAAGTTAAATTTTCTAAAGCCCCCTTTAAGATTTGCCATTCAATATTAGTTAAGGGTTTTCCTTTTTGATTGTAT
This region includes:
- a CDS encoding formylglycine-generating enzyme family protein, with translation MAKIAITYLQHEAEYFIEDLGTGIELDMVLIPGGSFMMGSPEEEEGHDKSESPQHQVNIKPFFMGKYPITQAQWKAVAALPQVDRELDQDPSFFKGNDRPVERVSWLDAVEFCDRLSLQRKRKYRLPSEAEWEYACRAGTTTPFHFGETITTDLANYNGNYTYGAGSKGNYRGKTMPVGGFGIANAFGLYDMHGNVWEWCVDCWHPNYQGAPNNESAWLDEEQNNNNKNSQIYRVLRGGSWGNVPGHCRSAYRIYDDTGYSYNDNGFRVVCTVEFSL